A genomic window from Lotus japonicus ecotype B-129 chromosome 1, LjGifu_v1.2 includes:
- the LOC130732857 gene encoding UDP-glycosyltransferase 71A15-like, whose amino-acid sequence MKKAVRLVFIPSPGAGHLVSALEFAKLLLNRDDRLWITLFILQFPYSTASESDTSSLSSFSERVQVINLPPPQLPPTDPDSKPDLGNLMITLLENQKPHVKEAVISNLHSGGPPLAAFVLDMFCTTMIDVADHFNVPSLVFFTSGVAFLSLMLHLYTLRERHDLEADDLKEPDTEVAIPGFLNPVPSKSLPSAVLNKEWEQFFLSYGRGLKRANGFIVNSFDELEPHAIRSFSDPDNKPVQGIIPIYPVGPILNPKDNGESHEILTWLDEQPPLSVVFLCFGSRGSFDRAQITEIARAVENSGVRFVWSLRKPPLKGSMVGPSDYSVDDLASVLPEGFLDRTTGIGRVIGWAPQTRVLTHPATGGFVSHCGWNSTLESIYFGVPIATWPLYAEQQTNAFVLVRELKIAVEISLDYRVEINGGPNYLLTADKIEGGIRSVLDKDGEVRKRVKEMSEKSRKTLLEGGCSYSYLDRLIDYFMHQV is encoded by the coding sequence ATGAAGAAAGCCGTAAGATTAGTGTTCATCCCTTCTCCCGGTGCGGGTCATCTTGTATCTGCACTTGAGTTCGCCAAGCTTCTCCTAAACCGTGATGACCGACTCTGGATCACTCTCTTCATCCTCCAATTCCCATACTCCACCGCAAGCGAATCCGACACATCTTCCCTCTCTTCCTTCTCCGAACGTGTCCAAGTCATCAACCTCCCTCCTCCTCAACTACCACCCACTGATCCTGACTCTAAACCTGATCTAGGAAACTTGATGATCACTCTCCTTGAAAACCAGAAACCCCACGTCAAAGAAGCTGTCATCTCCAACCTCCACTCTGGCGGCCCCCCACTCGCTGCCTTCGTGCTTGACATGTTCTGCACCACCATGATTGACGTCGCTGACCACTTCAACGTTCCTTCCCTTGTCTTTTTCACCTCCGGTGTCGCCTTCCTCAGCTTGATGCTCCACCTCTACACGCTCCGAGAACGACACGACCTGGAAGCCGACGATTTGAAGGAACCGGACACCGAGGTCGCCATCCCGGGTTTCCTGAACCCAGTCCCTTCCAAGTCGCTGCCCAGTGCGGTACTGAACAAGGAATGGGAGCAATTCTTCTTAAGCTATGGCAGAGGGTTGAAGAGAGCCAATGGTTTTATTGTGAATTCCTTTGATGAGCTTGAACCACACGCAATTCGCTCATTCTCAGATCCGGATAACAAACCAGTTCAAGGTATAATACCCATATATCCAGTGGGGCCCATACTGAACCCCAAGGACAATGGTGAGAGTCACGAGATACTTACATGGCTCGATGAACAACCTCCTTTGTCGGTAGTGTTCCTTTGCTTCGGGAGCCGGGGTTCTTTCGATCGGGCTCAGATCACAGAGATTGCACGTGCGGTTGAGAACAGCGGGGTTCGTTTCGTATGGTCCCTTCGAAAGCCCCCACTGAAGGGCTCCATGGTCGGGCCCTCTGATTACTCTGTTGATGATCTAGCATCGGTTTTACCCGAAGGATTCTTGGATCGAACAACAGGGATTGGAAGGGTCATTGGATGGGCTCCTCAGACCCGGGTTTTGACCCACCCCGCCACGGGTGGGTTCGTATCGCACTGCGGTTGGAATTCCACGCTGGAGAGCATATACTTCGGCGTTCCCATTGCCACGTGGCCACTCTATGCCGAACAACAAACGAACGCCTTTGTGCTCGTGCGTGAGCTGAAGATAGCTGTGGAGATTTCATTGGATTATAGGGTGGAGATCAATGGCGGGCCTAACTATCTTCTAACTGCAGACAAGATCGAAGGAGGAATAAGGAGTGTGTTGGACAAAGATGGGGAAGTGAGGAAGAGAGTGAAGGAGATGAGTGAAAAGAGTAGGAAGACACTGTTAGAAGGAGGATGTTCATACTCATATTTAGATCGTTTGATTGATTATTTCATGCATCAGGTTTGA
- the LOC130732855 gene encoding uncharacterized protein LOC130732855, with protein MDISGKTKVFSTLLRLKKEQEFQWMEEHQKAFEEIKASLTTAPVMAPLIRGKPMKLYISASEETIGSVLAQDDEDGIERAIYYLSRILNDAETRYSLVEKLCLCLYFSCTKLKYYIKPIDVTVISHYDIIKHMLFKPILHSRIGKWALALTEFSLSYQHLRAMKGQVIADFLVDHSGSKEQETVVTLKPWEMYFDGSRHKKGTGIGILIISPQGIPTKIKLGIEGECSNNEAEYEALLIGLETALNLGARELLIRGDSELVIKQLTGEYQCVSENLMKYHSKAVKMLRSFDEVELCHIPRIENAEANVLAQIALGYRLPRKKFKELVKVKRKFIPSFKERKVEFEQEVLVISNLDDSDWRKPVVKYLQNPHAPTDRRTKYRALSYLILDDELFKKWVNEVLLKCLSEEEAFRAVKAVHDGMCGAHQAGHKMKWTLFRQGVYWPNMLKDCIEYAKSCAECQKHAGIQHVPASELHSIVKPWPFRGWALDLIGQIHPSSSKQHDYIIVAIDYFTKWVEAIPLRGVDQDTVISFIQEHIVFRYGIPETLTTDQGSVFTGRKMAQFAEDFGIKLLTSTPYYAQANGQVEAANKVLINLVKKHISQKPRRWHETLSQVLWAYRNSPKEATGVTPFRLTYGHESVLPIEICLQSVRIQRQFEIPCDDYWNMMYDELIELDEERLNALEVMIRQKERITKSYNKKVKSKAFSVGDLVWKVILPMDKKDRAYGKWAPKWEGPFKVIKCYSNNAYSIEEIGTIARILTINGKYLKRFKPAIHEIKIDIEM; from the coding sequence ATGGATATAAGCGGGAAAACCAAGGTATTCTCCACATTGCTTCGACTCAAGAAAGAACAAGAGTTTCAATGGATGGAAGAACATcagaaggcgtttgaggaaatAAAAGCCAGCTTAACAACGGCACCAGTCATGGCTCCTCTCATTCGTGGGAAACCAATGAAACTCTACATTTCGGCATCAGAGGAAACTATTGGCAGTGTGTTGGctcaagatgatgaagatggaatCGAAagggctatatattatttgagcCGAATCCTTAATGATGCCGAAACTAGATATAGTTTAGTagaaaaattgtgtttatgtttgTATTTTTCATGTACTAAACTTAAGTACTATATTAAACCTATTGATGTAACTGTTATTtcccattatgatataataaagcatatGCTGTTCAAGCCCATTCTTCATAGTCGAATTGGAAAGTGGGCGTTGGCCCTTACTGAGTTTTCTTTAAGTTATCAACATTTAAGGGCTATGAAAGGCCAAGTAATAGCTGATTTTTTGGTTGATCATAGTGGGTCGAAAGAACAGGAGACGGTGGTGACGTTGAAACCTTGGGAAATGTATTTCGATGGTTCGAGGCATAAGAAGGGGACCGGGATAGGTATCTTGATAATTTCACCCCAAGGAATCCCGACAAAAATTAAGTTGGGCATCGAAGGTGAGTGTTCGAATAATGAGGCGGAGTATGAAGCTTTATTGATAGGGCTCGAAACGGCTCTAAACTTGGGGGCTAGAGAGCTCTTAATTCGTGGAGATTCAGAGTTGGTTATTAAGCAACTAACTGGTGAATACCAATGTGTTAGTGAGAATTTAATGAAATATCATTCGAAAGCAGTTAAAATGTTAAGAAGTTTTGATGAAGTCGAATTATGTCATATCCCTAGGATCGAGAATGCTGAAGCGAATGTTTTGGCACAAATTGCGTTAGGGTACCGGCTACCTCGGAAAAAGTTTAAAGAGCTAGTAAAGGTCAAAAGAAAGTTTATTCCTAGTTTTAAGGAAAGGAAAGTGGAGTTCGAGCAGGAGGTATTGGTCATTAGTAATTTGGATGATAGTGATTGGAGGAAACCTGTTGTGAAATACTTGCAAAACCCACATGCACCAACAGATCGAAGAACAAAGTATCGAGCTCTAAGTTACTTGATTTTGGATGACGAATTGTTTAAAAAATGGGTGAATGAAGTTTTACTAAAGTGCCTAAGTGAAGAAGAAGCGTTTCGAGCAGTCAAGGCCGTTCATGATGGTATGTGTGGGGCGCATCAGGCTGGCCATAAGATGAAGTGGACATTGTTTCGACAAGGAGTATATTGGCCAAATATGTTAAAAGATTGCATTGAATATGCCAAATCTTGCGCCGAATGTCAGAAGCATGCTGGCATCCAACATGTACCGGCAAGTGAGTTACATTCGATCGTGAAACCCTGGCCATTTAGGGGGTGGGCGTTGGATTTGATAGGTCAAATACATCCTTCTTCGTCTAAACAACATGACTATATAATAGTGGCTAtcgattatttcactaaatgggtcgagGCCATTCCGCTGAGAGGTGTCGACCAAGATACGGTTATTAGTTTTATTCAAGAACACATAGTATTTAGATATGGGATCCCTGAGACGTTAACTACTGACCAAGGGTCAGTATTTACTGGAAGGAAAATGGCTCAGTTTGCTGAGGATTTTGGAATAAAACTGTTAACTTCAACGCCATATTATGCTCAGGCGAATGGACAAGTCGAAGCAGCTAATAAAGTTTTAATTAACTTGGTTAAGAAACACATTAGTCAAAAGCCGAGAAGGTGGCATGAAACTTTGAGTCAAGTTTTATGGGCTTATCGAAATTCGCCCAAAGAGGCCACTGGAGTAACTCCTTTTCGACTTACGTACGGGCATGAGTCAGTTTTACCGATCGAAATATGCTTACAGTCCGTTAGAATTCAAAGGCAATTCGAGATTCCGTGTGatgattattggaatatgatgtaTGACGAGTTAATTGAATTGGACGAGGAAAGATTAAATGCTTTAGAGGTTATGATTCGACAAAAAGAACGAATTACTAAAAGTTATAATAAAAAAGTCAAGTCTAAGGCATTTAGCGTTGGAGACTTAGTTTGGAAAGTGATCCTTCCAATGGACAAAAAAGATCGAGCATACGGAAAATGGGCCCCTAAATGGGAAGGGCCATTTAAAGTGATCAAGTGTTATTCAAACAACGCGTATTCGATTGAGGAAATTGGAACGATTGCTCGAATATTGACAATAAATGGAAAATACTTAAAAAGGTTTAAGCCAGCGATTCATGAGATAAAAATCGATATAGAAATGTAG